The genomic window GTTGAATTTACAAATACAACGCACCACTCTTCCTGACGAAATGGTTTTTATTATGTACCATCAGGTAAATGAATTAATCTTTAAAATGATTTTGTGGGAAATTGATCAAATTGCCGAAAAAGAAAATATTCAGGTTGATTTTTTCAGCGAAAGATTATCAAGAATTACAAGATATTTTGACATGCTTACCAACTCTTTCAGTATTATGGAAAACGGCATGGAAGTAGATCAATACATGAAATTTAGAAATACGCTTACTCCTGCAAGTGGTTTTCAGAGCGCGCAATATAGAATGATCGAATTTGCTTCTACAGATGTAATCAATTTAACAGACCGCAGATACAAAGAAAACTTCGACGAAAACACAGATTTAGAAACCAGTTTTGAACATTTATATTGGCAGGCTGCAGGCAAAGATTATCATACCGGCGCAAAATCTTATTTACTTCAAGAATTCGAAAACAAATATAAAGATCAGTTTTTGAGACAAATGTCTACTTTTAAGACCAAAAATATCTGGCAGAAATTCACACAATTACCAGCCGAAGACCAGCAGAATGAAGAATTAATTCAAGCAATGCGCCATTACGACAAAACGGTAAATATTACTTGGGTCATGCAGCACCTTAATACTGCAAGAAAATATATACTAGAAAGTGGAAAAGGTAACGGCGAAGCAACTGGCGGAAGCGACTGGCAAAAATATATGCA from Flavobacterium fluviale includes these protein-coding regions:
- a CDS encoding tryptophan 2,3-dioxygenase family protein, with amino-acid sequence MNPTDNSEAILKEIDLKFQAINQKTDVQLEGLLWAKPITYWDYIQTDALLNLQIQRTTLPDEMVFIMYHQVNELIFKMILWEIDQIAEKENIQVDFFSERLSRITRYFDMLTNSFSIMENGMEVDQYMKFRNTLTPASGFQSAQYRMIEFASTDVINLTDRRYKENFDENTDLETSFEHLYWQAAGKDYHTGAKSYLLQEFENKYKDQFLRQMSTFKTKNIWQKFTQLPAEDQQNEELIQAMRHYDKTVNITWVMQHLNTARKYILESGKGNGEATGGSDWQKYMHPKYQRRIFFPKLWTEEELSNWGNETAE